The stretch of DNA GATGTAGGATTTACAATTGTAGATTGAGCCATAAAGCAAATTTATCATATTAAAAATTAAAGTCCATCTCCCTGCTGACATAGGGCTGTCATTTACCTGCGCTAAATTGCAATAAACATTACATCAGCTATGAGGTTATCAGTTTAGTGCCGCGGATTATACGACTAATATCCTTAGCAAATACTGACAGCCTAATCACAAATCTCTGCCCGCTAATCACTATTTTTGTAACAATGGATTTTAAAATAACTTCTCAATACGTACCCACCGGCGACCAGCCCGAGGCCATTCGCCAACTGGTTGAGGGGGTGAACAACGGCGACCCATTCCAAACCCTGTTGGGGGTTACCGGGTCGGGCAAAACTTTTACCATTGCCAACGTTATTGAGCAAACACAAAAGCCTACACTGATATTGAGCCACAATAAAACACTGGCCGCACAGCTATACGGCGAGTTTAAGCAATTCTTCCCCGAGAATGCGGTAAACTACTTTGTATCTTATTACGATTATTACCAGCCCGAGGCATTTATCCCCTCGTCAAATACTTATATCGAAAAAGACCTGCAGATAAACGAAGAGATAGAAAAACTGCGTTTGCGTACCACATCGGCACTGATGAGCGGCCGCAGGGATGTGATAGTAGTGTCGTCTATATCCTGTATTTATGGTATGGGTAACCCCGAGGATTTTGCCAATTCGGTATTCAAATTCGCGGTGGGTACACGCATCAGCCGGAATGCTTTTTTACATCGTTTGGTGGAGATACTATACGCCCGCACTACCGCCGATTTTAAACGCGGAACGTTTAGGGTAAAGGGCGATACGGTAGATATCTTCCCTGCCTATATGGATCATGCCTACCGTATATCGTTTTTTGGTGATGATATTGAAGAACTAAGCACATTTGATATCACCACGGGGAAAACTTTAGAGAAAATGACCCACATGGTGGTTTATCCGGCCAACCTTTACGTAGCCCCCCGCGAACGCTTTCAGCAATCTATATGGGCCATACAGGAAGAGTTAGAAACCCGCAAAAAACAATTTATAGACGACCAGCGCTTTTTAGAAGCCAAACGACTGGAAGAAAGGGTTAACTACGACCTGGAGATGATACGCGAACTGGGCTACTGCTCGGGTATCGAAAATTACTCGCGCTTTTTTGACGGCCGTGCGCCGGGTGCAAGGCCATTCTGTTTGCTTGATTATTTCCCGGATGATTACCTGATGGTGATTGACGAGAGCCATGTTACCGTACCGCAAATAAGGGCTATGTATGGAGGCGACAGATCGCGGAAGATATCATTGGTCGATTATGGCTTCCGTTTGCCTGCCGCGATGGATAACCGCCCGCTAAACTTCCAGGAGTTTGAACGGCTGGCCCCGCAAACCATTTATGTAAGCGCAACCCCAGCCGATTTTGAATTAGAAAAATCGGGCGGTGTAGTGGTTGAGCAGGTGATACGCCCTACCGGATTGCTTGACCCGGTAATTGATGTTCGCCCGGTGATAAACCAGGTGGATGACCTGCTGGACGAGGTGGATAAAACCATCAAAATGGGCGACCGCGTACTGGTAACCACCCTAACCAAACGCATGGCCGAAGAGCTGGCTAAATATATGGACCGCCTCGGCATTAAGTGCCGCTACATCCACTCGGAAGTAAAGACGCTGCAACGGGTGGAGATATTACGTGGCTTGCGCCTGGGCGAATTCGATGTGTTAATAGGTATTAACTTACTGCGCGAAGGACTTGATTTGCCCGAGGTATCATTAGTAGCCATATTAGATGCGGATAAAGAAGGTTTTTTACGTTCGGAACGTTCGTTGATACAAACCATTGGTCGTGCCGCACGTAACGACAGAGGCAGGGTAATTATGTATGCAGATAAGATAACCGACTCGATGCAGATAACGATGGACGAAACTAACCGCCGTCGCGAATTGCAAATAAGATATAATACCGAGCATGGCATAGTGCCGCGCACCGTGGGCAAAACCAAAGAGGAAATTATGGAGCAAACATCTGTGGTCGACTTTAAAGGTGGCGTGCAGCAGGCTTACGTAGAAACCGATACCATGACCCTGGCTGCCGACCCAATTGTGCAGTACATGACCAAGGCCGACCTGAAAAAATCTATAGATAATACCAAAAAGGACATGATGGCCGCTGCCAAAAATATGGACTTCCTGCTGGCTGCCAAACTGCGCGATGAAATGTTTGCGCTTGAAAAAATGATGGAAGAAAAGTTTTAGATGTGCGGATGTATATCTCTCCATCATGTCATTTCGAACGACGAAGGAGGAGAAATCCTGTTCATTATGCAAAGTAGCCAACCTGTAATTTGAACAAGATTTATCTCTATCGTTCGAAATGACAGGGGTAATTACATCGTCGCCTTTACTACAATATAGGGCGATAACGCCTTGCTTTCAACAGGTACTATGCGGGTGAATGCCTTTCCGGCTACCCAAATGGCTTTTACAATGCCTTTGGCCCAGCCGGTTTGTTCAGATTTGTTTTCGAGCCATACGGTAAAGCGGCCATGATAGTAAGCCTCAATATCTTTTAAGCCTAATGCCTTGCAACTATCTTTAAGCAGGGCAAGATCCATACTGTTGATGTTGTGCTTGTCGTAATTCTCCTTATCAAAATTGCGCTGCACCCAGCCGTTAACACTTTTAAAGTTGGGCAGGGTAATAAATAGGGTACCACCCGGCTTCAAAAACTTCAAGTGTTCGTTAATAATAAACTTAGTATCGTTAAAATGCTCTATCAACCCAAAAGAAAGCACCAGGTCAAACTTTTCGGCGGGTTGATAGGTAAACAGGTCGGCTTCAATAATGTCAATATCGCCCGGTTTCAGGTCGTTTACCTCCAGTAGCTGGTTTACCAGGCCAGGGTGTATAAAATAATCAAGCAGCGATGTTTTTAAATGCTGGTACTTTTTTAAGTAAATAGCATAATAGCCCGGAAAGCCGCCTAACTCAACGGCGTTTTTAATGCCTTTTTCGGCGATCAGTTTGCCCAGTATATCGCCAAAAACATAGTTAGGCTTTATTTTAAATATCAGCCCCTTGCGCGATTCCCAAAACGCCTGCCAAAACGAACGGTCGGTTAAATTATTCTCCATTAATATCTTCGATACGGCTTGCCGTTGTTACTTTATTCTCTAATATCCTTGCAGGGTTGCCTACTACTGTGCAGTTGTTGGGTATGTTTTTCACCACGACGGCGCCTGCGCCAATTATTACATTATTGCCTACGGTAATGTCGCCTATGATGCAAACATTTGGGCCAATATCTACATTGTTGCCTATGCGCGGGCATTTGCTAAGGCTGCCATCGGCCAGTTTTTTATGGCCTATGGTTACACCGTTACGCAATATACAATTATCACCAATTACGGTGCTTTTATTCACTACCAAACCTTGTCCGTGATAAAACATAAAGTTTTTGCCAAGCGTTAGTTTACGCGGCAGCTCAACACCTAATATCCATTCTACATTAACACGGTAAAACATCAGGTAAGGGAAAAAGATGATCTTAGTGAGTGTGTACTTGTTTATCAGCATCACCAGGCGGAACATAGTTAACACTATCCGCGCCTTTACGTTGCCCCGGTTTGCTTTCCAATCCTGGAATAAATAAGCAAAAAAATTCATCTTAATATGCGCGGCTTAGCTGTTAAACTTCATTTATATGGATGAAGCGTTTCAAAAGTAAAATTTTTAATTTTAGTATCATTATACTTGCCACTATAAATGATAGCTGAATGAAGGTTGCCTTAATAAATACATCTGACTCGGGCGGTGGTGCCGCCGAAGCCTGCATGCGCTTATTAAAGGCGCTGCAAGCCAGTAATGTAGATGTAACTATGTTGGTGCAGCACAAAAAACGGGATGAAGCCAGCGTGTATACCGTAGAGCGTTCATTTTTTGGCAGGTTAAGGTCGAGGTTTAATTTTTTGTACGAAAGACTGCCCTTTATTGCATTTCATGAGAGGGATAAGTCGGTACGTTTTGCCTTTTCGACTGCCAATATAGGCCGCGACATCAGCAAAGAAAAGGTGATAAAAGAGGCCGACATTATTCACCTGCATTGGACAAATTCCGCCTTCCTTTCTATCAGCGATCTTAAAAAACTGGTAGCACTTAACAAACCCATTGTTTGGACCCTGCACGATATGTGGGTTTTCACAGGCGGATGCCATTATTCGGGCGCGTGCAATCATTTTATAAACCAGTGCGGTAATTGTTATTACCTGCGCGATGACGGTAACGACGATATTTCGCACATGGGTTGGCTGCGTAAAAATGATATGTTGGCTAAGGCCCGGAACATCAGCTTTGTAACCTGTAGTAACTGGCTTGCTGGGGTTGCCTTAAAAAGTTCGTTATTAGATGTAGAGCGTATACAGGCTATTCCAAACCCTATAGATACCGATATTTTTTCGCCGCAGGATAAGCATACCGCCAGGAGTAAATGGGGGATAAGCCCTGCCGCCAAAGTAATACTATTTGGCGCTGCCAATATCAATGATAAACGTAAAGGCATCGTTTACTTGGTAAAAGCTTTAGCACATTTAAAAGAGAATTATCCAACCGAAGGAGTAGAGATAGTATTGTTTGGAAAGAATAAGCACTTTGATGTAAGCACACTGCCCTTTCCGGTACACCAGTTAAATACCATTTCCAACACTGCCGACCTGGTGACGCTTTACAGCCTTGCTGATGTGTTTGTGTCGCCATCGATACAAGATAACCTGCCCAATATGATAATGGAAGCTATGGCCTGCGGAACGCCTGTAGCGGCCTTTAATACCGGCGGCATACCCGACCTGATAGATCATCAGCAAAACGGTTACCTGGCCGAGTTTGAATCATTCACCGATTTGGCGGCGGGTATTAATCAACTATTGAGTGCTGCAAACCCTGATGAGTGGGCCGCTGCCGCGCGGAGTAAAGTGCTGCGCGATTTTAATAATCAAAAAGTAGCCGGCCAATATATTCGTTTATATCAGTCTATTTTAAAACCGGCAAGCATATGAAACCTGTCCTGTCGGTTATCACTGTAGTTTATAACAATGCGCGCGATATTGAGCGCACCATGTTATCGGTTTTAAACCAAACCTATGCAGGTATTGAGTATATTGTCATCGACGGCGCATCTACAGACGGTACGTTGGAGATCATCAAAAAGCACGAAGATAAAATTGCCACCCTCATTAGTGAGCCTGATAAGGGTATATACGATGCCATGAACAAAGGCCTTGCTCGTGCAACAGGCGATTACGTAATATTTATGAACTCGGGCGACGAATTTTATGCTAACGATACCGTTGTCAAAGTTTTTGCAAGTGCCCCAGATGCGGACATTTATTATGGCGAAACCGAGATGGTGAACGATGGGCGCGAAAGCCTTGGGCAGCGCCGCCATAAGGCGCCCGGTAGGTTTACCTGGCGCAGTTTTAAATATGGTATGAGTGTAAGCCACCAGGCTATTTACATCAAACGATCGCTGGTTGAAGCTTACGACCCCAAATACCAGCTTAGTGCCGATATAGACTGGATAATACGGGCTGCCAAAAAAGCTAAAAAGATTGTTAAGGTAGATGGTTATGTAGCCAAGTATCTGGTAGGGGGCATGTCAAAAGCTAAACATCGCCAAAGCCTGCTGGAGCGTTTTGATATTATGAAAAGGCACTATGGCTTAATGCCAACATTATTTAACCATGCTATTATCACCTTTAACCTGGGCTGGTATTGGATTTTGAACAGAAGGACGAACGATTAGTTGCGAGGAACGAAGTAAACTCCCTCATTATTATTCATAAAAAAGGGCGACGAGTTTAACTCATCGCCCTTTTTACCATTTAAAATATCAGCCTTAAGCTTTTTTAAGCTCAGGTTTTTTTCTTTTCAATTCTGAGTACACTGCGCCGCCTAAAGCAAGCACCAGTAATATTGAACCGGCAAGTGATATATTTTCACCGGCGTAGTATGATGTTGGGTGGAATATAAATTCAACCTTGTGGTTACCTACCGGGATGGTTGCTGCACGCAGCAAATAATCGGCGCGATAATAAGGTTGTTCAACGCCATCAATCAGCATTTTCCAGCCTTTGTTGTAATAAATTTCAGAGAACACAGCAACTTGGTTAGCTTTCGAACCTGTTTGATACACCATATGGTCGGGGTTATAACTTGTTAAGGTTATAGTTGCATTAGGGTCGTAGCTAATGGGTTTGGCCTCCACAATGCTTTTGTACGAACCATCTATCATGGCTTCGTCTTTTGGTGAAAAGCTGCTGATGGCCAGCATTTCTTCGTCGGCATCTTTTACATATTTAACGCTTTTTACAAACCAGGCATGGCCGCAAGCGGTTGAATTGGCCCGCATGCTTACATTGCCCGATTTTGGATCGGCGGTAATGATGTATTTAGTATTCAGCATATCCAGTACATCCTGGTTAATGCTTTTGCTAAACTGGTTATCTAAAAGTTCTTCGTAGCGTTTTAAACGTGCGGCAGAATACCCGCTGATAGATTTATGGAAGAAAGGATTGTAAGTGTCCTGTTTAATGTAGCTTACACCATTGCTCATATCAAATACCCTAAAATCAGGGTCGGTATCTTTTTGAATAAACAGATCAACCTCGCGCGGCTGCGGTGTGGTTGTTTCCTGTTTTTCCTGGAAACTGGTTTCTTTAAGGTAGCGTTTATCAAATTGCCACATATCTACCAATATCACCGCTAAAAACGCGACAGATAAAACGGTAGCGTTTATTTTTTGCTTAACAAATGCCCATAGCAAACCAAATGCAACAACAATAAAAATAAACGAGCGTATAGCATCGGCACGCTCAAGCGCCATGCGGTCTTTAACCAGTGCGTTGGCTACGGCGTTGGCCATGCCGGTATCGCCTTTCATGGCCTGGCTTAAAAAGTTGATACCATCGGCGTGGTCAAATCCTTTAAAGCTTAATAGGGCCTGCGGTACCACAATTAATAGTAGCGTTAAGCCACCAATAATGTAGAAAGCTAACTTCAGTTTCTTAAACAGGTAGGTTTTATCAGGGTTGTCAATAAACTCCTTTACCGCAAGAAAGCCCAATACAGGGAAACACAATGCGGTTACGTTAAGTATAGACTCGGTAGCGCGAAACTTATTATACAGCGGGAAGTAGTTGAAGAACAGATCTGACACGTAAGG from Inquilinus sp. KBS0705 encodes:
- the uvrB gene encoding excinuclease ABC subunit UvrB — protein: MDFKITSQYVPTGDQPEAIRQLVEGVNNGDPFQTLLGVTGSGKTFTIANVIEQTQKPTLILSHNKTLAAQLYGEFKQFFPENAVNYFVSYYDYYQPEAFIPSSNTYIEKDLQINEEIEKLRLRTTSALMSGRRDVIVVSSISCIYGMGNPEDFANSVFKFAVGTRISRNAFLHRLVEILYARTTADFKRGTFRVKGDTVDIFPAYMDHAYRISFFGDDIEELSTFDITTGKTLEKMTHMVVYPANLYVAPRERFQQSIWAIQEELETRKKQFIDDQRFLEAKRLEERVNYDLEMIRELGYCSGIENYSRFFDGRAPGARPFCLLDYFPDDYLMVIDESHVTVPQIRAMYGGDRSRKISLVDYGFRLPAAMDNRPLNFQEFERLAPQTIYVSATPADFELEKSGGVVVEQVIRPTGLLDPVIDVRPVINQVDDLLDEVDKTIKMGDRVLVTTLTKRMAEELAKYMDRLGIKCRYIHSEVKTLQRVEILRGLRLGEFDVLIGINLLREGLDLPEVSLVAILDADKEGFLRSERSLIQTIGRAARNDRGRVIMYADKITDSMQITMDETNRRRELQIRYNTEHGIVPRTVGKTKEEIMEQTSVVDFKGGVQQAYVETDTMTLAADPIVQYMTKADLKKSIDNTKKDMMAAAKNMDFLLAAKLRDEMFALEKMMEEKF
- a CDS encoding class I SAM-dependent methyltransferase, with the protein product MENNLTDRSFWQAFWESRKGLIFKIKPNYVFGDILGKLIAEKGIKNAVELGGFPGYYAIYLKKYQHLKTSLLDYFIHPGLVNQLLEVNDLKPGDIDIIEADLFTYQPAEKFDLVLSFGLIEHFNDTKFIINEHLKFLKPGGTLFITLPNFKSVNGWVQRNFDKENYDKHNINSMDLALLKDSCKALGLKDIEAYYHGRFTVWLENKSEQTGWAKGIVKAIWVAGKAFTRIVPVESKALSPYIVVKATM
- a CDS encoding serine acetyltransferase — protein: MNFFAYLFQDWKANRGNVKARIVLTMFRLVMLINKYTLTKIIFFPYLMFYRVNVEWILGVELPRKLTLGKNFMFYHGQGLVVNKSTVIGDNCILRNGVTIGHKKLADGSLSKCPRIGNNVDIGPNVCIIGDITVGNNVIIGAGAVVVKNIPNNCTVVGNPARILENKVTTASRIEDINGE
- a CDS encoding glycosyltransferase; protein product: MKVALINTSDSGGGAAEACMRLLKALQASNVDVTMLVQHKKRDEASVYTVERSFFGRLRSRFNFLYERLPFIAFHERDKSVRFAFSTANIGRDISKEKVIKEADIIHLHWTNSAFLSISDLKKLVALNKPIVWTLHDMWVFTGGCHYSGACNHFINQCGNCYYLRDDGNDDISHMGWLRKNDMLAKARNISFVTCSNWLAGVALKSSLLDVERIQAIPNPIDTDIFSPQDKHTARSKWGISPAAKVILFGAANINDKRKGIVYLVKALAHLKENYPTEGVEIVLFGKNKHFDVSTLPFPVHQLNTISNTADLVTLYSLADVFVSPSIQDNLPNMIMEAMACGTPVAAFNTGGIPDLIDHQQNGYLAEFESFTDLAAGINQLLSAANPDEWAAAARSKVLRDFNNQKVAGQYIRLYQSILKPASI
- a CDS encoding glycosyltransferase — its product is MKPVLSVITVVYNNARDIERTMLSVLNQTYAGIEYIVIDGASTDGTLEIIKKHEDKIATLISEPDKGIYDAMNKGLARATGDYVIFMNSGDEFYANDTVVKVFASAPDADIYYGETEMVNDGRESLGQRRHKAPGRFTWRSFKYGMSVSHQAIYIKRSLVEAYDPKYQLSADIDWIIRAAKKAKKIVKVDGYVAKYLVGGMSKAKHRQSLLERFDIMKRHYGLMPTLFNHAIITFNLGWYWILNRRTND